The window GATCAGCGGCTCGACATAGAGCAGGTCGCTGTAGGCGGTGTTCTTCGTGCCGGTGCTTGCCCACAGCATGTACTGCGGGCGGGCGCCCAGCGCGCGCAGTTCCGCGAACGCTGCGCCGTGGAAGCGCTCCCGGTATTGCTGGTAGGCGAGCTTCGCCATCGCCACGGCGGCCTGGCCGCGCAGCGCCAGCGCGCCGCCGCCGAGTTCTTCGAGTTGCTTGTCGATGAGGGTATCGACGCGCGACAGGAACAGACTCGCGACCGACATCACCGCCCGCACGTTGCCGCCCGCCTGACGAAGCCGCTGCAGGCCGCGCAGGTAGGCGTCGGCCACCGCGTCGACGTGGGCGAGCGAGAACATCAGCGTCACGTTGACGCTCACGCCGCGCCCGATCAGCTGTTCGATCGCTTCGAGCCCTGCCGGCGTCGCGGGCACCTTGATCAGCAGGTTGTCGCGGGCGACGGCCTGCTTCAGCCGGACACCCGCAGCCACCGTGCCTGCGGCGTCGTGCGCGAGGGCGGGCGATACCTCCAGGCTGACGTAGCCCGCATTGCCGCCGCTGCGCTCCCAGGTCGGCCGCAGCAGGTCGCAGGCGCGCTGCACGTCGGGGATGACCAGGCCTTCGTAGCGCGCTTCGGCGTCGAGCGCCTGCTGCTTGAGTGCCGCCAGGTCGCCCTCGTAATAGCGCCCGCCCGCGATGGCCTTGTGGAAGATCGCGGGGTTCGTCGTGACGCCGTCGACGCCGTCCTCGGCGATCATCTTCGCGAGCTGGCCTTCGTTGATGAGGGTGCGGGAGAGGTTGTCGAGCCAGACTTGCTGGCCCCGGGCGCGGACCTGGAGCAGGGGATTCATGAGCTGGAGCCGGTGTCGTGTTTGTACGGATGAAAGTCCATTGTGCAACGAATCGGTGACCGCAGAAAGACGCCGGTCACGCGAGGATGTTGCCGGGCGTGTCGGGCTACGGTGTCGTGGCGGCGGCTTGCGTCCAGTCGAGTGCGGCGAGGACCTGCGCGAAGTCGTCCGCCGGCGGCGCGTTCAGATCCAGGGGCGCGCCGGTATGCGGATGCGCGAGCTGCATGCGGGTACAGGCGAGGAGCAGCCGCGAGACGCCGAAGAGCTGCGTGAACAGCCGGTTGTGCCGCCCCTTGCCGAACGTGGCGTCGCCGATGATGGGATGGGAGAGGTGCTTGAGGTGGCGGCGGATCTGGTGGCGGCGGCCCGTTTCGGGCGCGAGTTCGACGAGCGCGTAACGGCTCGTCGGATAGCGGTCGACCTGGTACGGCAGTTCGGTCGTCGCCAGTCGGCGGAAACGGGTGACGGCGTCCTGCGCGGGGGCCTTCGCGGCAGTGTCGGGGCGGCGCTCGGCGTCGTCGAAACGGCGCGTCACTGGATGGTCGATGACGCCTTCGAGCGGCGGGTGGCCGCGTACGACGGCGAGGTAGGTCTTGCGCACCGCCTGCCGCTCGAAGGCGGCGGAGACCCGCGCCGCAGTTTCGCGGTCGAGCGCGAACAACAGCACCCCCGAGGTGCCCTTGTCGAGGCGATGCACCGGGTGCACGTGGCGGCCGATCTGGTTGCGCAGGATCTGTACCGCGAAGCGTTCCTCGTGCACGTCGAGGACCGAGCGATGCACGAGCAGCCCCGAGGGCTTGTGCACGGCGACGAGGCAGTCGTCGCGGTACAGGATGGGCAGGGTTTCCGGCGCAAGTGCCGCAGGGGCGGCTGCCCCCGCGTCGGCCGTCCGGATCGCGTCGCTCAAATCGCCGTGCCGTTCGCGTCGAAGAGGCTGTCGAACAGGATCGTGCTGAGGTAGCGTTCGCCCGAGTCCGGCAGGATCGCAACGATCGTCTTGCCCGCGTTCTCGGGCCGCTGCGCGAGGCGCGCCGCCACGGCTACGGCCGCCCCGCAGGAGATGCCCGACAGGATGCCTTCCTCGCGCGCGAGCCGGCGGGCGTAGAGGATGGCGTCCTCGTTGGTGACCGTCTCGACCGCGTCGATCAGCGACAGGTCCAGCACCTTGGGGATGAAACCCGCGCCGAGGCCCTGGATCTTGTGCGGCGAAGGCTTCAGCGGTTCGCCTGCGCGCGTCTGCGTGATCACCGGGCTCGCGGCCGGTTCGACGGCGACCGACAGGATCGCCTTGCCCCGGGTGTGCTTGATGTAGCGCGACACGCC is drawn from Azoarcus sp. DN11 and contains these coding sequences:
- the tal gene encoding transaldolase encodes the protein MNPLLQVRARGQQVWLDNLSRTLINEGQLAKMIAEDGVDGVTTNPAIFHKAIAGGRYYEGDLAALKQQALDAEARYEGLVIPDVQRACDLLRPTWERSGGNAGYVSLEVSPALAHDAAGTVAAGVRLKQAVARDNLLIKVPATPAGLEAIEQLIGRGVSVNVTLMFSLAHVDAVADAYLRGLQRLRQAGGNVRAVMSVASLFLSRVDTLIDKQLEELGGGALALRGQAAVAMAKLAYQQYRERFHGAAFAELRALGARPQYMLWASTGTKNTAYSDLLYVEPLIGAETVNTLPDATLAALRDHGKVGATLAANAAAARSAFDALAALGIDMTAAGERLQREGLAQFEDAFAQLLQLTA
- a CDS encoding pseudouridine synthase is translated as MRTADAGAAAPAALAPETLPILYRDDCLVAVHKPSGLLVHRSVLDVHEERFAVQILRNQIGRHVHPVHRLDKGTSGVLLFALDRETAARVSAAFERQAVRKTYLAVVRGHPPLEGVIDHPVTRRFDDAERRPDTAAKAPAQDAVTRFRRLATTELPYQVDRYPTSRYALVELAPETGRRHQIRRHLKHLSHPIIGDATFGKGRHNRLFTQLFGVSRLLLACTRMQLAHPHTGAPLDLNAPPADDFAQVLAALDWTQAAATTP